Below is a genomic region from Drosophila kikkawai strain 14028-0561.14 chromosome X, DkikHiC1v2, whole genome shotgun sequence.
TGGTGGCGCTCGAGGGTTTGGGCTTCCTCAGGAACTGCGCATTCTTGGCGCTGTAATGGGAGCTAAAGCGAGCGGCCGGCGGAGGAGCAGCCGGAGCGGGTGCCGCCGAGGCCGCTGTCACAGGCTTGAAGTCCTGATAAACCACCGGCGGTGGCGCTGGCGGATGGTAGGTGGTGGCCAGCGGCATGGGCCtaaactgctgctgctggaggggATTAGCCAGGTTCAGGCTGTAGGCCGGCTTGTATGTGGTGGCCGCCACCGCGGGATTGCCACCGGGCACTGTGCTCCGCGGCAGAGCGTTGGGATCTGGCGTTAGGAACTTGACGGGATCGGGCGGCGTGTAGGCATCGATGACCCGCGTCACTGGGGGACGGGTGTACAGCTCCTGGAGATTCTCCTCCGTGTTGTTGTCCGTGTTGAAGGGCAGGACAAGCATTAGGGCGCGCATGCTGTCCGCCCGGCTCATGTCGCCCGCCTCTAGGCTCTTCTCGTACTCCTCGCGGGTGACCTTCTCGTACAGCTCCTCGATCTCGCCGCTGGAGAGGATGGACAATGGGTCAGTAGGGGAAGGAGCAGCACTCTAAAGGCTGTACTCACCGCGTTAGTCTGGGCAGCGCCGGATCGTTGGCCAGTATCTTTTGCACCTCATCGATTGTCTGCTCAATCTCGGGCGGCTGAAAGAAGCTCTTGTCCAGCTGCTGGCGTGCATTTCCGCCCTGAATGGTGGGCACTGCCCGCGCTATGCCCCCCAGCTGGAGGAGGGCGATTAGCGCCAGGCACTCACGTAGCATCCTTGGTTACCAGATGAAGGTCTGTGGGTTAGAAGTTGAAAAATAAGTAAGTTTAAAGTTAAGTTAAAATTAGgctaactttaattttagGCATTACTTTCTCAATATCCAGTTAGGGCTAATCTTCGCTTTAAACTCAATCACAGTTAACCAGAGCTTAACTCCtggttaaaattatttttgaataaataaagaaataatagaaaatagcTACCACTGGGCAGATTAGAGAGGAATCTGTGGGTAATAAGTAGAAAAATCACAGTTAACCAGAGCTTAACTCGCggttaaattgttttttaaatattaccaTGAAATAGTAGAAAATTCACATGGGCAGATTAGAGAGAAATCTGTAGGTAATAAGTAGAACAAGAAGTACGTTTTTTTAACTTAGTTAAACTATAATTTTAGGCATCACTTTCTCAATCTCCAGTTAGGGCTAACCTTCACTTTAAACTCAATCACAATAAATCACAGATTAACTTGATTGAAGTAATTTGTAagtattaaaacaaataataatagaaaatagcTATGGTAGAAAAATCACAGTTAACCAGAGCTTAACTCCcggttaaatttatttttgaatattagAGAATAGCTAACGCTGGGCAGGTTAGAGAGGCATTTAAACCAACTCCCAGACCTCGAGGGCCCCCTCCTAGAGCCCCCATGTGACAcctttcgttttcattttccacaTGGTTTTCGCTTTCGTTTTCTCCCCGCAAATAAATGACCCACCGACCCAGCGACCATTGAGGCGTATTAACCACTCATTAACCACTAACCACTTCCAGTTCGGCGGCTGTTAATAAACGCGTTGTGGATTTCCCCACAAAAACTCCAGATCCCGGCGGAGTGAGAGACACGGGTTTCCGTCCAGGAagggggaaatggaaaaaaattaataactgaCTGAAGCCGAGAAagaaatcaaatgaaatgcaTGACAAATTTTTCATCAACAAGAAAtagacaaataaaaaaaaaagaaacacaaaaGACTGAAGACAGCGAAAAATGGGACAAATAAGTGGACAAGTGTTCGAGTCCATTTGAGACGTAACTTGAAATCAGAAAGCACTTGGCCCGAAGAGCCACGAAGACCAAAGTGTCAGGTGAGCGAAAGAGGTGGAAATTACCATCATTTCTGAGGATATTCGGGGATTGCGCAAccggaggaggaggcccaGGATGGTGGCCATATGTGATGCAatggaaattaaaacaaaaaaaacccccatggaaatggaaaatggaaaatggtaGTGGTAATGGGGGGATAATTAAAATGGAGCCTGCGGCGAAGATCTTGTACAATTTATAACAGCTtagctggaggaggagctgctggccAGCGGAGTACGCCATCTATCGAGCCCATCGAAGCGTTTAATTTTCACTTAATTGCCGTAGttaaatcataaatttaatgagTGACGGACGGAGTGCTGTAGAAAGCGATGACGCGGTTGCCGTTAGCGAAATGAACTGTTAGATAATCTGGTCGAAACGTGGAGAGAGACAAGCTAGTTATGGCCAAGCTATGCCACTCCAGGTGAACTAAGCTCCGAGGCGACTACGTGCCGGGCATTCTAAACGAGATCAGCGTCCATCGGGGCTAACTGCAGTCTGGATTGGCCTGCAAATGGGCTTGGAATGGCAGCGGGACACGGAATGCCGCCACTGGAATGCTGTCGCTTGTTGTTGAGATCGCTCTGTGCACTCGAGTGACATTAATGGGGGGCAATGATACTTCCACATTAACACTTGACAAGTCTCAGAAGTGGAAATCACACAGAGGAGTGCTTATATGGCAGGCTGAGAATCTAAAATATGTGAGCTCTCAGCCCTATACTTCTTTGGTAAATCTCTATTTTAGGACCCCAATTAGCCACATACCAAGTTCTATGACTGTATCTTAAGTTGAACTCAAGTTACATCAGGCTTGTCAGCTTGGCAACCAAGTCCTGGGAGCCACTTAGATCTCAGACTTTGACTTCTTGGTTAGATGTGTTTGGTAAAATGCCAGATAATTGTATATTTACCCACTTTTATCACTAAAACTAAAGCAGAACTTGAGTTCTCTATAGATCTACGTCAACCTGGCATGCCTAGAAACTGAATTCTATAAGTTATTCAAAGCTTTTGTTATTGGCTATTCGGTTATAcctctatttttatacccttgcagggtattataatataaatcagAAGTTAGTAACACTGGGAAGCAGTTATTTTtcaccctataaatcatatatattcttgatcagcattaaaaaacaaactttacccacttttcaaagtttgataaggggttatatcgtaaaaaattatataatttaagtaatgaaaaatattaaaacttgaACAAGAACAgtttcaagaattttttattacttaaattaaattatatttggtAACTACTTCAAGTCTTTGATAGCTTAGAACCCAAATGCTGATAGCATTATCTAAGTTAACCTTTGATATCTCAATTAAATCTCTACTTTAAGATCCCTATTAAACACATACCAACTTTCATGGCTGTAACTAAGGTAGAACTCGAGTTACTTGGGTTATAATTTCGGCTGTTGACATTTAACTAACTCTGGCATGCCAGACCCGCTCCACACGTCGCATACGCAATGCCGCTTTGCATATACAGCCATTAAGCCTAAAAAGTGGGGGACAACAgtgcatttaaatttcataatcCCCCCCTCTAtatggaggaggagctgcgtGTAATCAAAAGGCAAATAATTTGTTGCCATTGCGGCAGCACAGACCCACGAAATGTGAGTCAATCTTGGGCGAGTGCATTTCCAATCCAGCAGAAAGAGCCGGTGGCACGATAACAAGCCCAAGACGATGACGATggcgatgacgacgacgacgtcacTGAAGCGCATTAAACGCAGAGCACTAGTAACCACAACTGCGGAGCAGCAGTACCCACTCCCCGCCGAGTGTGTGGTAACAATTAAGGCTGTGTTAAGTAATTCCCAGCGATTATTAACGTTATTAGCCGCTCAATGGCTGGgtctgtgcctgtgcctgtgcctgggATATCGTCCACCTATTGATTGCTCTGGTTTGGTTTTCATAATTCACCATTTTCCCAGCTTCACTTGCCTCTCAATCTCTCAGCTTTCCTGGCTTTTCATTTTGCAAAAACATTAAAGGCGGAAGCCGGCCAGAAGTCGGAGCTAAAGGCCGTGATCCATAGTCCGGGgtggaatggaaatggaagaTGTAGAAAATGTTGAATAATAATTCAACTTCTGGCAAGTCTAATTAAAGTCCAAAATGGGAACTTAAACtctaaaaaaaaggtatataaataattaaaataataaattataatattaaaataaaacaagaaaggaagctaacttcggcacgccgaagtttgtatacccttgcagatattatttcaatgcattttacctatacttattatgttgagagtttgacagttacagttttacattcccagttttacattttccctacacctaccgatcggtttatatggcagctatatgatatagttgtccgattttcataaaatttataccaaaattctgaactaataaaataagcttatatcccagagtagaaaaaaatagtttgaaaaacaacgaagttataattttttttctattaatttcctgatcgttcctatggcagctatatgatatactcgtccgattttcataaaatttttaccaaaattcagaaataatataaaatggtcatatgtcaaaaatagtgcacatatgttgaaaaacagccaagttataattttttttctaaaaatttatcgaacatttgtatggcagctatatgatatagtcgtccgatccggcccgttccgacatatatagcagtgagagcatatagaagactatatgcaaagtttcattcagatagctttaaaactgagggactagtttgcgtagaaacagacagacggacagacagacagacagacagacagacagacggacagacggacagacggacagacggacatggctagatcgactcggctgttgatgctgatcaagaatatatatactttatagggtcggaaacgtctccttcactgcgttgcaaacttctgactgaaattataataccctgcaagggtataaatatacaaataatttaatatgtaTTCTATGTATAAGTCTATGAATAATTCAGGTTCTTCTAAAGCTTTTCGACTTATACCAGGAAATAAAACGTTCTTAAAATCATtcgataataaaattataacccAAGTAACTAGAGTTCTACCTTAGTTACACCCTCCAAAGTTGGTATGTTTTTCAAAAGGATCTTAAAATAGAAATTTAATCGAAGTGTCAAGGGCTAACATAGAAAATGCTTTCAAAATGTACTTTCAAAGCTAACAAGCCTGACGTAACTTTAGTTCTGCTTTAGTAATCCTCTTAAAATTTGGTATGAGATTAGATAAGATGTTAAAATAGAGATATAACCCAAAAGCCGAAGGCTAAGGTTGAAATAACTTTTAGAACTCGGTTTCTAGGCTTGCCAGACTGACGTAACTTAAGTTCAGCTTTATTTAAAGTGATGAAAGTTGGTATACAATTGTGTAAGatcattaaaaacatatttatccAGAAAGTAAAGATCTGAGATTAAAATAGCTCAAAAAACTGGGTTCCTAAGCTAACAAGCTCAGGCTGTTATTCAGTttttataatgaaatttgGTCTGGAAAGAGATGGCATCCCAAGACAAATATCTACCCGAAAAGTCAATGGTTAAAATTGaaatagtttataatattaataaatatcaataaatatttataattttaatacaataataataacaatacaatagtaataataataataattaaataaacaattccTCAACTAAACCTTGTTAAACCCTAACTTTAAGACCCAAGGCAACGTGAAAGGAAAATCTGCTAAATTAAAAGCTAAATTGTCACAGAAACCccttaaatatacatatgcgTGAGAAAAATCCCTTAAGATCAGTGTCCAGACCCTTGACTCGAATGACTTTAACCCTGAAATTGTACAGCAATCATGCGGCAATTTACAGTAACCATCGCAAatcgcaaacaaaaacaataacaaagagCAGAAGCACagaaaacaaaggcaaacaaaagacAATTGTCTttcattagtttttttttttcatttagttTTGGCTTAATCAAGAGCAGCCAGCGAGCAGCACTTAGCCTCGCCCGGAGCAGGGTCAGCTTGATTAACTGGCCATTAATCTGGGTGGAGTCGACGAGGGCAACTCACTAAATGGGAGAAGGTGTGGATGGATAAGTAGATGGATGAATGGATGGTTGGATGGAGGGAGATGGTTTCTTGGAAGCCAAGATAACCAAGAAAGAAACTGTGTCAACACAGAGATCAAGCATGGAGTGAGAGAGCTGTTCTAAATAGGAGAAGGAACCAATCCTAGACTAGGTCATCCCCTGCtgtctctccctctctctctctctctctgaagGTCACCTGGCCAGACAACCTGTCATAGCCAGCATTGGCATTTCCGGCTTTTTGAGAAAGCGCCTGGGAGCGCTGCTCTCACTCCCAACTCGGCCGATTAGTCAGGCCCAAAATGAGACGATGCTCGGCACCTCATCTTCAGGCTGATCGCCAGCCCCAACTGGCACTccatcttcatcttcatcatcttcgtcatcatcatcatcagcagcactTTTACTCGCAACTCgttccttgttttttttccttgGCCAGTTGGACGAGTGGCCAGAGCTCCTGGAGCTGGTCCACTGGTGGATTCTATGCGAGCCAAACCGCATATGACAAGTGAATGTTGTTTTGGGCGGCCAGGAAAAAGCCAGTAACTGGCAGCAGCTACCAAAAGAGACCCAAAACTGAGCCAAGTCGGGCGAGCAACTTGGCCaactggctttggctttggctttggcttggactttgggtttggttttcggttttggtttcgATTTTGGTTTGGAATATTTCgaatttggttttgtttgaCTTGCTTATTGGCACTTTTACCCAGCCGATTGATTTTTCTTGCCTTGGCAGATgcttaattattgttttttttattattattcgtcTTCGTTTTTGTTTGTCAAGTGGTTTGACTTGGCTTGGCGCTGTTTCccttttagtttgttttttttatggaCACTTTCACCGACAGCCACAACAGcggcaataataataaatattaaaacactTTACATGCTTGcctttgcttaatttttttaaatagcttTTTGCTTCttcctccttctttttttgttatattttgaattattttttgacTCGCTGACAGTCATAATTGTGAAAAGTGTCGCTGGAATTATGTTGTTTTCGTTATTATTTCACTCTGCTCTGGTTTTCGTCTGGGTAATATTCACCAGGTAACTCCATTAGCCTCACTTCCTTGGGCCTGTCGTCTTTGCTTTTGATGGTTTTTAAAGTGAATAAACATTATTCACTATTATTTACGTAACAATTTGGAGCATGGTTTAGTTTTGTAGAGACATTAAAatgtagatattttttaatacattttcaagtAGGAATGttatggaaatttaaaaaaaagtaaagtagGAATGTTaagaaaattctataaattaattaaattaaatttattacaatattttaaaataaattttaaagaactaAGAATGTTAaggaaattttataaataaagttgaattaatttaaatatttttaaatataagaagAATATTTAACGTAGTAAGAATGTCaaggaaattatataaatttatatatattataaacatttctggtatattatataaatattatatagatTTTCCGGACAAACACAACTCTCTCTACCTTGATTTTAatcccccaaaaaaaatctATGAAAAAGATAACTCTCCTTTCTGTCTTTTTGGGACTTTCCCCCTCTTTCTAGTCACTCCTTTGGTTCATTATCTCTCTCTCCTGGTCATTATCTCAATGCCATTTCCCACTTTTCCATTGTCCCCCTGTGTCAAGGTCGTTTGATCAGAGCCACCAATCACGATTCACCCGCTCTGCCAGCTCCTTTTTGGCTTTACCTAGACTTCgagttcgttgcctaagtcttttgttttttttctctatttttatttttattcaattttgtttcttttttttttttgccaatcTCCTCAGCAACCTGTCGCGGTTTTAGTGTCCAACAAAATTTCCaattacattttcaattttcggCGCTGCTCCTCGTTCGCTCCTCACTGTtaaatccaaattcaaatCGAATCAAGGCGCTTTTTCACAACTCTCTCAGCGGcacacacaccgcacacaCTCACTGTACACAcacagtaaaaaaataaaacgttaaacgaaattcaaaattaaatcgAGGCAAAACGCGAACACGCGACTGGGTCCGGGCCTCGTTGGCTTCTGTGGCGGCAACGGAATGGGTTTCGGAATGGAATTGGATTCGTTTTCGGGCTCGGGCTCGCTCTCAAACTCGGACTCGTGCTCGTGCTCGTGTTGCGCGGCCTGCAGACCATTTTCGACGAGCGTTGGCAGCGTACTGAGACCGGGCTCCAGCCCGTGCCAGAGTTGGAGCCATGGCAGTGGCTGCAACTGAAATTGGAGCTgtgacggagacggagacggagacggagactgAGGCCTCGCTTAGAAGTTCGATTTGTTGACTATTAAAACTAACATTGTTTGGGGCCACTAAACCCATTCAAAGTGCATTGCATCAGCCGAGTCATTTGTTGTTTATTCTCGAGCAAATGCTTGGCAGGTCCCTAGCCTAGATTCAGAGCTATTAACATGGCATAAACAATTGGATGAATATCATCTAGAAAATCACTTAAAATATGTGTAATTGATTCAAGAAAAATGATCATTTCATTACACTTGCTTACAGCCATCATTTAAGTTTAAGAATAAATGTATCTgtgagatttttattttacattcaGTTTGCTTCAAATTGGTATCTCTCAGAAACAATTTACACTTGTTAATATtctacgaaaaaaaaacgttccaaattgtattaatttgaCTTTGAATTACATACTTCGCAAAGaaattttccttaaatttttaaaatattatattaatttataattaatttatccGGCATTGTGAGGGGTATTAAGAGGGAGGTCTCCTTGGTGTATGCTTCAGGTTGCAGAGGAGCAATCAATAAGGCCCAATCAACAGTCCATCAAGGGGATAATCTCCGCATAAATCTGAAAATTTCGAAGCTCTTCCTTATGCcggaaaatttatttctgaggTGTCAAGTCTGACATGAAAAGCGATGCTTGCATGTGTAGTAGTAGGCTTAATATCCACAGTCATAAAAATATTggtatatttttcataaaaacctTGACAAATTCGACTTGAAAATCTCAAagcgaaaaggaaaaaattgtacaaaatataatctcttcaacaaaaattattttttttaatatttttttggggcaATTTTAGACAACAATTTGTATATGTGCATTTATAGATACTACTGTCGTTACTTATTATTTAGgttgtatataatttttcattttttattcgCGAGAAGCTATGCTACTTTCCTGAGTTcagcaaaaaaataagtaagaaAGTGCTacgaaaagggaaaataaaattgaaagagACTGAAAACAGACTGAATATCTGGTCAAAGGCCCAAGTGTTTCTTGGCATGAAGCGAGGGCTTTGTTTTCTATACGATTGGATTGGATTCGATTGGATTTATGGCTGGGCATGCAAATGACCCTTAAAGAAATCGAAAGTAGGCGAAGGTTACAGcttatagctggaaaaatggTTTCCTATTTTATAAGTTGTAAAAGAAGAGTAACCagtaactttaaattaaatataaataaccaTTAAGTAATtctaaacaatatttaatcGTAGAAATTGTGAGGCTTAAGGAAATCTTTGGCATCAGCTAAATGAAGTTGACATAATCCATCCAGTAATCACTGAACATTATTAACCCATTGCCTTAATTCTTGGACCTCCAATTAAATAGCCATCAGTGGGATTCGCTTTGCATATCAACACCAGAAGCCACCAGTTAGTGCCAGCTCTGGGAGGGATGTCTGGCAAACCGCCGGAGGCGTGACATGTCACCGCTGCTCTAAGCGGAGCGCTACCTCGCTCGCCAGCTCGCCTTGACCAAGTACCCTGCGAACTGAGCTCTCGCGGGGATCGCTGCTCTGACGGGGGAAGGTGAACAGCATTCTGCAGACTGGTTTCACGCGACGCGGCATTTCACTTTGCCCAGCCACTAGCCAGCCAGCGGAGCCGCTTCTTCAGCGTCTTTCCCCGAAATTGACAAATTCAATCGGTTTTCTCTGTCACTTTCTGCTCTGCTTTGAAGTGGAGATGGCGGAGTCCATTGAGTCGCTCTTTGCGCCCAGGGAGGCCACCACCGGAGATTGATTCGGTTTTGGATTACATTATGGTCGCTGCCCGATTGCATAATAAAGCGCACGCATCGAGATCCAATCTCTGAACGTCGATGGCAATGCACTCTCCTCGCCAGTCACTTCTCGTATGATGATTATTTTGTGATGCCATGCCAGGGGGGTCTCAGATGGAAAAGGGAGAGGTTTCTTGGCGGAAGATCTAAAAGTGGGTAATAGTTTTGACGAGGAGGAAGATCGAACTGCCGGAGAAACACTCTTAGAAAAGCAGTTTCGAGAAACCCTCTTGGAAAGATTTCCTGGCAGAGAAACCCTTTTAGAGAAACCCTCTTAACGAAACCCTCTCAGAGAAACCCTCTCAGAGAAACCCTCTCAGAGAAACCCTCTTAAAGAAACCCTCTTGGAGCAACCGTCTTGGATAACCCTATCTCCCAGAAAATCCATCAAAAGCTTGCACTCGAAGCACGTCTTTGctggaaataattaaaacgaTGTTCGGTTATTTGTAACGTTTGTCATTTGCACACATGAAGATCTCTGTGTGTTTGCCCCTTTTTTCCAAAGCGAGCCAGAAGGGGAGAAGAGTAGCAGTTGCAGAGGAGCCAAGTCGGagggggggaggaggaggagcattTGTGTGTGACAACATTTGACACAATTTAACGCTGACAAGACAAATTCGTCTGCGGTCTTGTGCACATCACTCAAGTTAAGTCGTTTCTGGGGAGGGGCTGGGGATCTCCGCTTTGGCTaaaagcaggaggaggaggatgggGGGCCGAGACCTGAGACCTGAGACCTTCCCAAGTGCTTTACATTTGGTGCGCTTGCGCTTGCGCTTTGACTTTGCCTTTTGCACACACTCGAAATTGCAACACGGAACACACAACAAAGCCAAAGCTGAAACCGAAACATACATAATTTCAACGAAAactaagaaaacaaaaaaacaaaacggaaaacttaaaaaactaaaactgaaaaatGACAAAAACCCCATAAACTCTCGACATGACACGGCCAAAAAGCTATGTGGACTTGGAATGGAACTTTGGAGCATCGCACAAAATGTGAATTGCTTTTATGCCGCGCCATAGATGTGCAAAATTAAGCTAGCCAAAGGCCAGAGTCGCACTTTTAATACCttgtttttaagaaataagaatTTCAGCTTGATAAAGCCAACAAAACGCGAGTTCTCTGAGATTCTGGACCCCTTAGAGATGGCCGGTAAGAAGTTACAACCCAGAAACCCCTATAGAATGTAAAATTAAGCtaacataacaaatttaaGTTTGATATATCCACAGGAAGTCGAGTTCCCTGGGACTCTCCGGATACCCTGTATAGAGTAATCACTTTGGATCCCAAGTAGAATAAATGCCAAGcttgcataccaaatttctgCATGATATACCCAAAGGAAGCCGAGTTCCCTGAAACTCTAAGCCCGTTCCAGATACCCTGTAAAGAGTAATCACCTCGGAACCCCAATAAACAGCAAAAATAATCAATCTTAAGGTCCCATACCAAATTCCTGCATGATATACCCCAAGGAAGCCGAGTTCTCTGGGTCTGTACATCCGATTCCAGGTGCCTGGACGCCAGCTTCGGTGGTGATAAGGCGTTGGCTGCGCCACTTGTCTCGTCTGCGTTAACGCCTCTCGTTTCTCCACTCTCTTCTCTCCGCCGCTGCTTTTACTTTATTCGGCCATTCACTTTCTCCGCGCGTTGTTTGCTTTGCTAATTTTGGATTTACCTTCGtcacagcaaaaacaacaacaacagtagcagcaACTATATAGTATAGCGATTGGGAGAGAGAAAAGTAAAATAGACAAACAAGCTAAACAAAACGAAGGCAAAACTGCTTCTGTTATGGCCAAAAGAGATGTTGCTTGGGCCTGGTCAATACAATGCGAAATTCGCATGCAAAATTCCGAGAAATTATTCAATCGCGTGGCCAAGATTATCCAATTCCATCCAATCCAAATCGAGTTTATTTCCGAGTGCGGCATATGCATATGCAGGCAGTGTCGATCCGAAACCGATCAGGCTGCCAATTGCACCAGCCAGCCTCCATCTCCATCAGTTTAATGCCAGAATTAAAGTCACCTGCTCCCCCAGAAATATTACCAATCCAGTATTTTGTTGgctacaaaatttaattttattttaattttattttaattttattattttttaatttaattaatttcaaatatttaaaaacggCGTTTCTCTTCCTTAAAAtcttctaaaaataaatacaactaaTTCATGACTGCTtcgttattaaaaaaaaaataaaaccaaaataaaacaaaaataaaaaattaaaagaaaataaataaatttaaaacaaaaataaaaattaaaaagaaactaaataaacgtaaaacaaaaataaaatataaaataaattaattaaaaagctaaaaataaaaaaaatacatttaaattaaaaaaaaaaattaaaaataaaacacaaaaaataaaaagaaaataaataaattttaacaatattatCAGGCGTGCTCTGGTATTCACTCTTTCGTTTTGAAAAGGCagcatttgtttatttaaatttatttattttctttttaatataatatttaaaatattaataataataataatatttaatatttaatatttaaatatatatatttaccaaccttaaaaccaaaacaaaaagctatGTACACACATAAAATTGATGAAATACTTTGTATACTTGAAATGGCAAATATgtatttgtaataataattgCGCTGCAGCCTGGAGTTCCACGAGTACCCAgtagccaccaccaccaccaccacgccCATCCAAGTGATAATGTACGTGGCCACACAGGCCAATGACTCGTATGCGGGCGATGTCTGGGAGGTGGCCAGCATAGCCAGGCAGATCTTTAGCTCTGCCGGTCCCAGTGGCCCCAATCGCGAGTATCTATTTAATTTGGCCACCGCCATGGCTGAGCTATTCCCCGGGGCAGTTGATGAACATCTCGAAGAGCTGGTGGTAAACGTAAGGCGTCACATAGCCGAGGATGAGCCCCATCTTCTAAGGCAGGCTGTGCTGGAGGAGATTGCAAGTATTCTGCGGGAGAaggagctgcaggagcaggCTCAGGCccagaagctggaggagct
It encodes:
- the LOC108084637 gene encoding uncharacterized protein → MAGSRVPWDSPDTLYRVITLDPNLEFHEYPVATTTTTTPIQVIMYVATQANDSYAGDVWEVASIARQIFSSAGPSGPNREYLFNLATAMAELFPGAVDEHLEELVVNVRRHIAEDEPHLLRQAVLEEIASILREKELQEQAQAQKLEELLMRCQQPGGREWLLHGALQQRRSET